The Pyrus communis chromosome 8, drPyrComm1.1, whole genome shotgun sequence region tcattatttaataatcttgggcaaaaattttaagccataagGGTTAGAGGAGAAAAGCAGTTTTTAGGTTATGGCTAAAATTTTTCTGgcttaaatttaatttatcaGTAAATTCTGCAATAAGTAAAGATCATCAAGTAAAGCTTACCTGCCAATCCTTTTCAGGTGCATAAAATTGCAGTATCCACCACGGTTGCATGTATTCTCCTCATATTGCCTGCAGGTGGCTTCACGGAAGTCTGTCACTGGTGAATAGTCAACAATGATAGGACGACCTGCGAATGATTTACGATGGGACAGAAGTTCAGCATATAATAACCATATAATTTAGGCCTAAATAGAGATATAAACCATACCTAGTAGAAACCTTgagaccaaattctaaagatgaaaGATACAGAGAACACACTAACCAGCATAAAATCTTCCACTCAGGTTCCGAAGCGCATTTGCAGCATGATCTTCCTCCCTAAACTGAACGTACACATTGCCCACCTGCCCAAATCGATAAATTTCCCGGTAGAACCAAATATCAATAATCTTTCtgttgaaacaaaaaataaaagaggaaaaCTGAACAAGAGCTTAACTCTCCGTTCAATATAACATACCATGTGGTCGGCTAGGTTGTCACAGACATTCAGACTTTCAATGTCGCCATACTTACTCAACTCCTGAAATAGATCCTCATAAAACTCCTGCAGTTCCCAtacatcaaaattttaattgttgGGCATATCACATACAGAATACAAATGGATTTGCACAAACGCTAAAGGTTTTCAACTATTTCACAGCTGTGCATTAAGCATTCGGGGCTTTAAGGTAACAAAAGATCGTACAAAAGTTTATTTTGTACCGAACGCACCCTACAACCGATTTCGTAATTTTATTCAACTCTACTTTGTTTCCTCTCCAACTAAAAATACTAGCAAGAGATAAAATCTTCAATTTCGTTTCCGACTTTTTGTTGAATAGTATTAACGATTCAATTTTTAATCACAGCAATTCAGGTAAGTTCAAAAAATGGGGGAATTGCAGAGACTCTAATATGGATaacaaaaaaccctaattcagaGAAACAGcacataattaaatgataaagcaaatcaaataaaaacagcACAAATTCAATTCGGTTTCCGTTGAATCATGGGTTTAATTGCACAATACAACATCACATTAAAGCAAATCCGGCAAaagggttttcaattttcaatacaaagaagaagcaaaagaaGGTTGAGGGAGACCTCAAAGTGCCTCTGCATCTGGCGGGGGTCGATGGGCTGGCCCTGGGCGTCGACGCCGGGGGTGATCATATCGGGCCGCTGGTACATGTTCGAGAGCAGGAGCGTGGGGCTGACGCTGGGCTTGGTGTGGAGTCTGGAACAGCGGTCGCCGTGCCTGCAAGCCCCAATTTTGAAGTAGAAAGGGCAGTTCACTCGGTCCTTCTCCGTCCCGAATATCGAAGCCAAGTGCTCCGCCATGGCTGTCTTCGATTCTGCTGTGGTTGTGAATTAATGGGCGGAGGGAGGAAGCTTATACGGTGGCCGGAGGTGGGGGGTGGGCTATAAATATTGAGGAAGGGGGAGACAGGAAGTGGCTGTTTGCAATTGTGGTTCTGGTTCTCTTCTAGAGGGTTCGTTCGGACAGTGGGACGTGTTTATGTGAAATTGGGATCACGTGAGGGTTAGCATTAGATCACGTGGCCGCTCATCAATTACAATTATCGTTAAATTAGGCCCGATAATTTCTTACATAATCTATTAACACGACCCGTAAATAAAACGAAATTAACGGATTTTGGATGATAACGAATTGGGTCATTATTAGGTTACATGATAAGAAACTGTTAATAACGGTCCTTAACAAGTTTACACAATAGTGATACGTAGGTAACCTATTTTAATACGTTaaaaaatgttaatttgatgattttaaaattttaaactactaaaaaaacttattataaaatattatagtCATTTTGTATCTGTATATATTGTATagtaaatatgtattattgtattattattctatataaattttataaatttaagtttatttatttatttttatagtacattataggcaaagagtgagattaaaaaattataaaacacattagaagtaaaaatatcaagtaatttttatagtaatttaaaaatatgtgaaagcatatataaatgctCGTGATTCCATCCTCAACTTTGAAACGTAACTCTTTTTGTTTTGCATATCCTAGACATGGTACTTCCTATATAATGTAGGGAGGTTTCACAAAACACTCCTGGTgctattcacttttaacgaaaaaccacatttatacatttccctgttactattcactatacctttaaaagggcttttcattaaaagagaagttttttggatttttcgtGAGTTTTCCTATTAATTAGGCTCTTACTTTGGGGTATGTAATACTTGAtaggcaaattttttttttttttttttaatttttatgttctaaactaatatttatgtgacaatatgctatgcatatactaatttagtattatattttccatttttttttggtcaaattatgtttatcattttcattatttattgatttaaaatatattttttcacggGTAATGagttgggtcatattacctgataacaTTAACGGGTCGGTTTCGGGTCAGGTCATATTATCTGTTTACCTTAACATGTGTTATACGACACAACCCATTAAAATATCGGATATGTCACAAAAACACACGACATGAATGTTAGGTTTAGATGGAATGATAGAAATGGTATAGTCTTCGAAAATAAAACTCGTCATTGGTGGGAAATTGTTGTGCATGCACAACAACTATGAGAGAAATTTACAGATGGTGAATAGGCTCAATGGGGTTGGTGCTCATGCTACTTGGCAACCACCAATGGCAAGAATGGTGAAAAGTAGCTTATTTGTAACAAAAGCTGAGCTACTTTCTCCTTGAGTTGTCGAATGTATAgcacactcaaattaaaccctctttttgacaattgtagtatagatataagtagggatcattctaggatggggattaggagggattgctaatctactctaaactgactcaaaaacataaaactaaacttaaaaacacttaaataaactcaaaagactcaaaacaacacaaaacaataaaaaagactcaaactagactctaggactcaatttggacgaaaatagaattggttttgactcaaaatactaaaaaacacacaatagctcagattctaacctaattgacacttaaaacaaaggggggttttggttttgacgaatttgaattaaaacaaaacagaaactaaacttagacaaagttatgaacgaatttgggtatatggatgggtgattagctagctagaggatccttctccacacatgacacacttgcatacaaattgatttccaatgcttttcgataaaccatgaacctcaacaccccagattaaccgtgacatcactaattaaccctcagattttccttaagttattggattggatgacatcatacgacaacccaaagcattcttcaaaagttccctatatgacatcataatagagatacaatcaaagatcattacgttcaatgaaaatcataagcattgacaaagcacttgg contains the following coding sequences:
- the LOC137742650 gene encoding splicing factor U2af small subunit B-like; translated protein: MAEHLASIFGTEKDRVNCPFYFKIGACRHGDRCSRLHTKPSVSPTLLLSNMYQRPDMITPGVDAQGQPIDPRQMQRHFEEFYEDLFQELSKYGDIESLNVCDNLADHMVGNVYVQFREEDHAANALRNLSGRFYAGRPIIVDYSPVTDFREATCRQYEENTCNRGGYCNFMHLKRIGRELRRELFGSYRRRHSRSRSRSRSPYRHRSYEDRSHGSRAYSRRYDDDDRYPESWSRRNKTLSPGRKRGRSRSRSPGRRRNHSPVREGSEERRAKIEQWNREKEQNENASKVNTDRSNNDGHAHMENHYNGHE